The following are encoded together in the Chloroflexota bacterium genome:
- a CDS encoding BrnT family toxin → MSQDDFSFEWNVAKARANVRKHGVSFEEAATVFDDPTAYTQADERHSDDEPREWLIGYSYDNRLLVIAFVERAAHRIRIISARRATQTERSIYEERFHP, encoded by the coding sequence ATGAGTCAGGACGACTTCTCTTTCGAGTGGAACGTTGCCAAGGCGCGGGCCAATGTGCGGAAGCACGGCGTCAGCTTTGAAGAAGCGGCAACCGTGTTTGACGATCCGACGGCCTACACACAGGCGGATGAGCGCCACTCCGACGACGAGCCGCGGGAATGGCTCATCGGCTATTCATACGACAATCGCCTGCTGGTGATTGCATTTGTCGAGCGTGCCGCGCATCGAATTCGCATCATCAGCGCACGGCGCGCCACGCAAACGGAGCGAAGCATCTATGAGGAACGTTTCCACCCGTAA
- a CDS encoding creatininase family protein has product MAFTHRYDDLTWPEVKEAVARDVVVLVPVGAIEDHGPHLPLNTDNVIVEAVCFETARRSGGDVLSLPVVPVGLDEHHMDFPGTVSVDMELLLAYLAQCAISLARHGFKHIMIVNGHGSNASVCELATRKAVLATGAIVGAMAGNAAVNDALVRDLLAQHRASAPGGIGHACEYETAMMLHLRPELVQMDKAVRETGQLATKYFNWGDQPEPAAYAWMDWWSRFSQSGIAGDPTVATAEFGRIMYDETCNRMVELLREFRQIPVRPRVDHH; this is encoded by the coding sequence ATGGCGTTCACTCACCGTTATGATGATCTCACCTGGCCGGAAGTCAAAGAGGCGGTCGCGCGCGACGTGGTCGTTTTGGTGCCGGTCGGCGCCATCGAAGACCACGGCCCGCACCTGCCGCTGAACACCGACAACGTCATCGTCGAAGCGGTCTGCTTCGAGACGGCGCGGCGCTCAGGCGGCGACGTGCTCTCGCTGCCGGTCGTGCCGGTCGGGCTCGACGAGCACCACATGGACTTCCCCGGCACGGTCAGCGTGGACATGGAACTGCTGCTGGCCTACCTGGCGCAGTGCGCGATCAGCCTCGCCCGCCACGGCTTCAAGCACATCATGATCGTCAACGGGCACGGCAGCAACGCCAGCGTCTGCGAACTGGCCACGCGCAAGGCCGTGCTGGCGACCGGCGCCATCGTCGGCGCGATGGCCGGCAACGCCGCCGTCAACGACGCGCTCGTGCGCGACCTGCTGGCGCAGCACCGCGCCAGCGCCCCCGGCGGCATCGGCCACGCCTGCGAGTACGAGACGGCGATGATGCTCCACCTGCGACCCGAGCTCGTGCAGATGGACAAGGCGGTCCGCGAGACGGGCCAACTGGCGACCAAATACTTCAACTGGGGTGACCAGCCGGAGCCGGCCGCCTATGCATGGATGGACTGGTGGAGCCGCTTCTCACAGAGCGGCATCGCCGGCGACCCAACCGTAGCGACCGCCGAGTTCGGGCGCATCATGTACGACGAGACGTGCAACCGCATGGTCGAGCTGCTGCGCGAGTTCCGTCAGATACCGGTGCGGCCGCGCGTCGATCATCACTGA
- a CDS encoding diguanylate cyclase — protein sequence MNAPTRRLAPPVLPGDEFVLLLPRTDTERADQVATRIRASLTDANRAQPPLPLGLSTGVATAASGALPDAFTQADERMVTDTRARKIVSPAAALTGIHHRRQTTLDTA from the coding sequence TTGAACGCACCCACCCGCCGGCTCGCACCACCGGTCCTCCCCGGCGACGAATTCGTGCTCCTGCTGCCCCGCACGGATACGGAGCGCGCCGACCAGGTGGCGACGCGCATCCGCGCCAGCCTGACGGATGCGAACCGGGCGCAGCCGCCATTGCCGCTCGGCCTCTCGACCGGGGTCGCGACGGCGGCGTCTGGCGCGCTGCCGGACGCATTCACCCAGGCCGACGAGCGCATGGTCACAGACACGCGCGCCCGCAAGATCGTCTCGCCGGCCGCCGCGCTAACCGGCATCCACCATCGACGCCAAACGACATTGGACACAGCGTGA
- a CDS encoding diguanylate cyclase — MNILIICDEPGSGEPLQTMLEQAGYSSVRLVGGPQAGLEELGITGQATPAEDVSLIVIEFTPPGTDELEVCRRIKGEPRLADIPIIVLNTDYDTAILRNAFEAGVTDYLAGPLRPDEFLARARAALNLHAEREQRKQRERELLEKTRQLEAAHRELQLLATLDPLTGIANRRTFEDFLEVEWRRAVRNRASISLLIVDVDWFKAYNDHYGHQAGDICLRRIATTLSDSLNRPGDLASRFGGEEFAVVLPDTDDRGAYFVGERLRRRIESLAIMHPASVISSYVTISVGTATRQPQKGDSTDEMITAADNALYRGKQRGRNQVIPAP; from the coding sequence ATGAACATTCTGATCATTTGTGACGAGCCGGGCAGCGGCGAGCCGCTGCAAACTATGCTGGAGCAGGCCGGTTACTCCAGCGTACGGCTCGTTGGCGGCCCGCAGGCCGGACTGGAGGAGCTTGGCATTACCGGCCAGGCAACGCCGGCAGAGGACGTGTCGCTGATCGTGATCGAGTTCACGCCGCCGGGGACCGATGAACTGGAAGTGTGCCGGCGCATCAAAGGCGAACCGCGCCTGGCCGATATCCCCATCATCGTGCTCAACACCGATTACGACACCGCGATTCTTCGGAACGCGTTCGAAGCCGGCGTCACCGACTACCTGGCCGGTCCGCTCCGGCCGGACGAATTTCTGGCGCGTGCGCGCGCCGCGCTGAACCTGCACGCGGAGCGCGAGCAACGCAAGCAGCGCGAGCGCGAACTGCTGGAAAAGACGCGCCAGTTGGAAGCCGCTCACCGCGAACTGCAGTTGCTCGCGACGCTCGACCCGCTGACCGGGATTGCCAACCGGCGCACGTTCGAGGATTTTCTGGAGGTCGAGTGGCGGCGCGCCGTGCGCAACCGCGCATCCATCTCTCTGCTGATCGTCGATGTGGACTGGTTCAAGGCGTACAACGACCATTACGGCCACCAGGCCGGCGATATCTGCCTGCGGCGCATCGCGACCACGCTCTCCGACAGCCTCAACCGCCCGGGTGACCTCGCCAGTCGCTTCGGCGGCGAGGAGTTCGCGGTCGTGCTGCCCGACACCGACGATCGCGGCGCGTACTTCGTCGGCGAGCGGCTGCGCCGCCGCATTGAGTCGCTCGCGATCATGCACCCGGCATCGGTCATCAGCAGCTACGTCACAATCAGCGTGGGCACGGCAACCCGGCAGCCGCAGAAGGGCGACAGCACCGACGAGATGATAACTGCCGCCGACAATGCGCTCTATCGCGGCAAGCAGCGCGGCCGCAATCAGGTCATACCGGCGCCGTAG
- a CDS encoding ABC transporter ATP-binding protein has product MVETTGLTKVYGDGDKVYALNNVDLVVRAGEFVAIVGPSGSGKSTLLNIIGALDRPSSGMVAINGTALAKVRNLDRFRNQTIGFVFQMHNLIPTLTAEENVEAPLYEMPLSAGKRRARAREMLALVGLAHRMRFLPNQLSGGERQRVAIARALANHPAIVLADEPTGNLDSKTTEEIMKLLNELNRAQGTTLIAVTHNHEVASATRRIITLRDGRIQSDTVVTDAFARDLIDFKSSPLGQAIMSGEELPPGYRDSAAAMRRLLEQV; this is encoded by the coding sequence ATCGTCGAGACGACGGGGCTGACCAAGGTGTACGGCGACGGCGACAAGGTTTATGCGCTCAACAACGTCGACCTGGTGGTGCGGGCCGGCGAGTTTGTAGCCATCGTCGGCCCGTCGGGCTCCGGCAAATCGACCCTGCTCAATATCATCGGCGCGCTCGACCGCCCCAGCAGCGGCATGGTGGCGATTAACGGCACAGCGCTGGCTAAAGTGCGCAACCTCGACCGCTTCCGCAACCAGACGATCGGTTTCGTGTTCCAGATGCACAACCTGATCCCGACGCTGACGGCGGAGGAGAATGTCGAGGCGCCGCTGTACGAGATGCCGCTGAGCGCGGGCAAACGGCGCGCACGCGCGCGGGAGATGCTGGCGCTGGTCGGGCTGGCGCACCGTATGCGCTTCCTGCCGAACCAGCTGTCGGGCGGCGAGCGCCAGCGCGTGGCGATCGCGCGCGCGCTGGCCAACCACCCGGCGATCGTGCTGGCCGACGAGCCAACCGGCAACCTCGATTCCAAGACGACCGAAGAGATTATGAAGCTCCTGAACGAGCTCAATCGCGCGCAAGGTACCACGCTGATCGCGGTCACGCACAACCACGAGGTTGCCAGCGCCACGCGGCGCATCATCACGCTGCGCGACGGCCGCATCCAGAGCGACACGGTGGTGACCGACGCTTTTGCGCGCGACCTGATCGACTTCAAGAGTTCGCCGCTGGGGCAGGCGATCATGTCCGGCGAGGAGTTGCCGCCCGGCTACCGCGACAGCGCGGCGGCCATGCGGCGCCTGCTGGAACAGGTCTAG
- a CDS encoding GIY-YIG nuclease family protein: MPHFVYIVRCANGALYTGYAADVEARVAKHNAGRGAKYTRMNGPVALVAAWEASDRMSALKLERRIKALPRAQKDALLAGARALPAIDGMADAAIFVRRKPRRSGRARKARKSD, translated from the coding sequence ATGCCCCACTTCGTTTACATCGTTCGCTGCGCCAACGGCGCGCTCTACACCGGCTACGCCGCGGACGTGGAGGCGCGGGTCGCCAAGCATAACGCCGGCAGGGGCGCGAAATACACGCGCATGAACGGCCCGGTCGCGCTGGTTGCCGCGTGGGAGGCGAGCGACCGTATGAGCGCGCTCAAACTGGAGCGGCGCATCAAGGCGCTGCCGCGCGCGCAGAAGGACGCGCTGCTGGCGGGCGCGCGGGCGCTGCCTGCCATAGACGGCATGGCCGACGCAGCGATCTTCGTTCGTCGCAAGCCGCGCCGGAGCGGGCGGGCGCGAAAAGCGCGCAAGTCCGACTAG
- a CDS encoding PAS domain S-box protein, which translates to MIHRLRRWLAAPVFPDAEAKSYRASILNYALNILLFTVPVAIAGNLIGGRTPWEVSAVDALLVVLVLLARFLMRRGRVQMASIMLAVAALFTVAAAVVALGTIRTPVAMGFGVLVVGFGLLFDLRGLVVGIVLSSLTILGLIGAENAGWLPRPDYTLTVTQWVTFTALLVAQGGLTFLALRSTRQALAERQQAAAQLRQSEARLQSVLATMGDGVLVQDARGVITACNAGAERLLGRPADQIVGQGCATLCVGAIRADGSPLPHDEHPASITLRTGEPQQSAPIGIERPGGECSWLLLNTQPIRASGSDALQSVVTTLTDVNAQVRREHAVEKERERYVRLMRVAHDAIHVIDRQGRLREWNDAFLSQLGYTADEARALTVADWDVRWSGAELIEQVNRSMDHPSTFETRHRRKDGGIRDVEITATGLTWDGEQLLYASARDITERKRLERELQRERDFALAVVNTMGQGLTATDADARIEYVNPAYARFIGYAPDEIIGKCPVDFAAPGDAGMLAQARADRMQGKTTSYEARYRRRDGAIVTALVTGVPRWRDGQYAGAIAVVTDLTERKRLEQELEKQRDFALMVVNNMGEGLAVTDARAAYEFVNPAMARLLGCAPADVIGKQPSDFVASGSMAMHAQLRADLAAGGTATHEINYRRGDGGILQAQVTGVPRFVDGQFAGAISVVTDLSERKRMEQELERQRDFAIAVINAMGQGVAVLDREGRFEFVNPACERLLGYPRAAFPGQPLAAMLHSADRRALADVLAAWRAGREATCEVRCVRADGSLVPVLLGGAPRHAAGASTGAIAVLTDLTERKRSEDALRESEARYRQMFTEHSAVMLVLDPETGAIVDANPAASRFYGYLLDRLHTMNMKDINVLAAAELDQSMQHAKSGLLRHLFVRQRMASGAERDVEVYTTPVRSGGRNLLYTIVHDVTERKQLERELEVQFHFATSVLNTIGQGLTVTNAQGCFEYVNPAFVRTVGRSPEEIIGKRQADIAAPDYEQERAQAASDRRRGKITTCPAVYLHRDGRRVEVQITGVPRWNGKEYGGSVAVISDMTEQNRLKQALQAQRDFAMTVVNTMGQGLFVTDREGRIEFANAACARMLGYAPESFSGQWPDELVAPADRERLVAARAARMAGQPSTYELCFVCADGRLLPAQIVAVPRDPQGGAAGAIAVITDLTERKQTEDQLRYISTHDALTGVYSRSFLEAELERLATSRDFPISILVADLDNMKTTNDRLGHAAGDELLRRAARVLQSAFRASDILARMGGDEFVLVLPETDAECAAQVMGRIRENVALANRAQAGVPLSLSLGTATAMHGDLQEALKLADARMYEDKRARKETPGL; encoded by the coding sequence ATGATCCACCGACTACGCCGCTGGCTGGCCGCACCGGTCTTCCCCGACGCCGAAGCAAAGTCCTATCGCGCGAGCATCCTCAACTATGCCTTGAATATCCTGCTGTTTACCGTGCCCGTGGCGATTGCGGGCAATCTGATCGGCGGCCGCACGCCGTGGGAGGTCAGCGCCGTCGACGCGCTGCTGGTGGTCCTGGTGCTGTTGGCGCGCTTCCTGATGCGGCGCGGGCGCGTGCAGATGGCGAGCATCATGCTGGCCGTCGCGGCGTTGTTCACGGTGGCGGCGGCCGTCGTCGCGCTGGGCACAATCCGCACGCCGGTGGCGATGGGCTTCGGCGTGCTGGTGGTCGGGTTCGGACTGCTGTTTGACCTGCGCGGCCTGGTGGTCGGAATCGTGCTGTCATCGCTAACCATCCTCGGTCTGATCGGCGCCGAAAACGCCGGCTGGCTGCCGCGCCCGGACTACACCTTGACGGTGACGCAGTGGGTGACGTTTACAGCTTTGCTGGTGGCGCAGGGCGGTCTGACATTTCTGGCGCTCCGTTCCACGCGCCAGGCGCTGGCCGAGCGCCAGCAGGCCGCTGCGCAACTGCGCCAGAGCGAAGCACGCCTGCAGTCCGTGCTCGCCACCATGGGTGATGGCGTGCTGGTGCAAGATGCCCGCGGCGTCATCACCGCCTGCAACGCCGGCGCCGAGCGCCTGTTGGGGCGCCCGGCCGACCAGATCGTTGGGCAGGGGTGTGCGACACTGTGCGTGGGTGCAATCCGCGCCGATGGATCGCCGCTGCCGCATGACGAGCACCCGGCATCGATCACCTTGCGCACCGGCGAACCGCAGCAGAGCGCGCCCATCGGCATCGAACGGCCGGGCGGCGAGTGCTCGTGGCTGCTGCTGAACACGCAGCCCATCCGCGCCTCGGGCAGCGACGCGCTGCAATCCGTGGTCACCACCCTCACCGACGTCAATGCGCAAGTGCGGCGCGAACACGCCGTGGAAAAGGAGCGCGAGCGATACGTGCGACTGATGCGGGTCGCGCACGACGCCATCCATGTGATTGACCGGCAGGGACGCCTGCGCGAGTGGAACGACGCATTTCTGTCGCAGCTGGGCTACACGGCCGACGAAGCGCGCGCGCTGACGGTTGCCGACTGGGACGTCAGGTGGAGTGGCGCTGAACTGATCGAGCAGGTCAACCGGTCCATGGATCACCCCAGCACGTTCGAAACCCGGCACCGTCGAAAAGACGGCGGCATTCGGGACGTGGAAATCACGGCGACCGGGCTGACATGGGACGGCGAGCAGCTGCTGTACGCATCCGCGCGGGATATCACCGAGCGCAAGCGCCTGGAACGCGAGTTGCAGCGCGAGCGCGACTTTGCGCTGGCCGTCGTGAACACGATGGGACAGGGGTTGACGGCCACCGACGCCGATGCGCGCATCGAGTACGTCAACCCGGCCTATGCGCGCTTTATCGGCTATGCGCCTGACGAGATCATCGGCAAATGCCCGGTCGACTTTGCCGCGCCGGGCGACGCGGGCATGCTGGCGCAGGCGCGCGCCGACCGCATGCAGGGCAAGACCACGTCGTACGAAGCGCGCTACCGCCGCCGCGACGGGGCGATCGTGACCGCGCTGGTCACCGGCGTGCCGCGCTGGAGGGACGGGCAGTACGCGGGCGCGATCGCCGTGGTGACCGACCTGACCGAGCGCAAGCGCCTGGAACAAGAACTGGAGAAACAGCGCGACTTCGCGCTGATGGTTGTAAACAACATGGGCGAGGGGCTGGCGGTGACGGATGCCCGGGCCGCGTATGAGTTCGTCAATCCGGCCATGGCGCGCCTGCTGGGCTGCGCACCAGCGGACGTGATCGGCAAGCAGCCGAGCGACTTCGTCGCATCCGGCAGCATGGCGATGCACGCGCAGCTGCGAGCCGATCTCGCGGCGGGCGGCACGGCGACCCACGAAATCAACTACCGGCGCGGCGACGGCGGCATTCTGCAAGCGCAGGTCACCGGTGTGCCGCGTTTTGTGGACGGCCAGTTCGCCGGGGCGATCTCTGTGGTCACGGATTTGAGCGAACGCAAGCGCATGGAGCAGGAACTGGAGCGTCAACGCGACTTCGCCATCGCGGTGATCAACGCCATGGGCCAGGGCGTGGCCGTCCTCGACCGCGAGGGCCGCTTCGAATTTGTCAACCCGGCCTGTGAGCGGCTGCTGGGCTATCCGCGTGCTGCGTTTCCGGGCCAGCCGCTGGCAGCCATGCTGCACTCCGCAGACCGGCGGGCGCTGGCGGACGTGCTGGCGGCGTGGCGCGCGGGCCGCGAAGCCACCTGCGAGGTCCGCTGTGTCCGCGCCGACGGGAGCCTGGTGCCCGTGCTGCTCGGCGGCGCACCACGGCATGCCGCGGGCGCCAGTACCGGCGCCATCGCGGTGCTCACGGACCTGACCGAGCGCAAACGGAGCGAGGATGCGCTGCGCGAAAGTGAAGCGCGCTACCGCCAGATGTTCACCGAGCATTCGGCCGTCATGCTGGTTCTCGACCCGGAGACCGGCGCGATTGTGGACGCCAACCCGGCGGCCAGCCGCTTCTACGGCTACCTGCTCGACCGCCTGCACACGATGAACATGAAGGATATCAACGTACTCGCAGCAGCCGAGCTGGATCAGAGTATGCAGCACGCCAAGAGCGGGTTGCTGCGACACCTCTTCGTGCGCCAACGCATGGCGTCCGGCGCGGAGCGCGATGTCGAGGTCTATACGACCCCGGTGCGCAGCGGCGGGCGCAACCTGCTGTACACCATTGTCCATGACGTGACGGAGCGCAAGCAACTGGAGCGTGAGCTGGAGGTGCAGTTCCACTTCGCCACCTCGGTGCTGAATACCATCGGGCAGGGCCTGACCGTTACGAACGCGCAGGGCTGCTTTGAGTACGTCAACCCGGCGTTCGTGCGCACCGTCGGGCGTTCGCCGGAGGAGATCATCGGCAAGCGCCAGGCGGATATCGCCGCCCCCGACTATGAGCAGGAACGGGCGCAGGCCGCCAGCGACCGCCGGCGCGGCAAGATCACGACGTGCCCGGCGGTATATCTGCACCGTGATGGCCGCCGGGTCGAGGTGCAGATCACCGGCGTCCCGCGCTGGAACGGCAAGGAGTACGGCGGCTCGGTGGCGGTCATTAGCGACATGACCGAGCAGAACCGCCTGAAGCAAGCGTTGCAGGCACAGCGCGATTTCGCCATGACCGTGGTGAACACGATGGGGCAGGGACTGTTTGTAACGGATCGCGAGGGCCGCATCGAGTTTGCCAACGCGGCGTGCGCACGCATGCTGGGCTATGCCCCCGAGTCGTTCTCGGGCCAATGGCCGGACGAGTTGGTTGCCCCCGCAGACCGCGAGCGGCTCGTCGCGGCGCGCGCGGCGCGGATGGCCGGGCAGCCCAGCACATACGAGTTGTGCTTCGTCTGCGCCGATGGCCGGCTGTTGCCCGCCCAGATTGTTGCCGTGCCGCGCGACCCGCAGGGCGGCGCCGCCGGCGCGATCGCCGTCATCACCGACCTGACCGAGCGCAAACAGACCGAAGACCAACTGCGCTATATCAGCACGCACGACGCATTGACGGGTGTATATAGCCGGTCGTTCCTGGAAGCCGAGTTGGAACGCCTGGCGACGAGCCGCGATTTTCCGATCAGTATACTGGTCGCCGACCTGGACAACATGAAGACCACCAACGACCGGCTCGGCCACGCGGCGGGCGACGAGTTGTTGAGACGCGCAGCGCGCGTGCTGCAATCGGCGTTCCGCGCGTCGGACATCCTGGCGCGGATGGGCGGCGATGAGTTCGTGCTGGTGCTGCCGGAAACCGATGCGGAGTGCGCCGCGCAAGTGATGGGGCGCATCCGCGAAAACGTGGCGTTGGCGAACCGGGCGCAGGCCGGCGTTCCACTCAGCCTGTCGCTGGGGACTGCGACGGCCATGCACGGCGATTTGCAGGAGGCGCTGAAGCTGGCCGATGCGCGGATGTACGAGGACAAACGCGCCCGCAAGGAAACACCGGGCCTATGA
- a CDS encoding ABC transporter permease, producing MILKNLWRRKTRTLLTVLGIAVGVAAVVALGAFGEGMAGGFKTVFTSASADLMVAEEDAILALMSSVDDAVGEELRGMRNVDAVCGTVVGMLTMPDIPYFFVIGEDPRGFTLAHYRVIAGEPLRTRREVMIGKLTAGNFKKTVGDRFRIGENSYTVVGIYETGAAIEDGGAVITLEDAQRSFGKPRTVNYYNVRLKDLRQIDAVRAEIETRWPDLAATRSGEQTRQTEMLDLYSSFGWFLGVFGVLVGGLGMMNTTLMSVIERTREIGVLRALGWRRRRILALILGESLALAAAGGLAGIALGWALIEAARLSPATQTILSGTLTPAMMGQAMVIALMLGTVGGMYPAWRAAQLQPIEAMRRESGVGGELGPASRLLARLTGSALRNLWRRPARTLVTTLGIGIGVGFIVALIAIVNGFTVLFTQLGGAGQIDLLAEEAGVSDASLSKIDERIADRIALRPDIRSVSKLVMGVTSAPDMLYLIVWGVDPSDEYLTHYRLREGRLIERPREVMLGRFLARSAKKNIGDKLQIGGSGYEVVGIYENGVSFEDGGSVITLRDAQERFNKTRQASFLGFRVADPARIDAVALALEAEYPEIIVSRPSNFTQRMNDMAVTYATLNALIVLTVIVGGIVMTNAMLMSVFERTQEIGVLRALGWSRGRVVRMVLVESLALSVLSALAGIALGMGLAGLFTLEPTMGAMLTPAYSAEMFGQVFLLAVALGVIGGVYPAWRAANLRPIEALRYE from the coding sequence ATGATTCTGAAGAATCTGTGGCGGCGCAAGACCCGCACCTTACTGACCGTGCTCGGCATCGCCGTCGGCGTGGCCGCCGTGGTCGCGCTCGGCGCGTTCGGCGAAGGGATGGCCGGCGGGTTCAAGACCGTGTTCACCTCGGCCAGCGCCGACCTGATGGTTGCCGAGGAAGACGCCATCCTTGCGCTGATGAGCTCAGTGGATGACGCCGTCGGCGAGGAACTGCGCGGCATGCGCAACGTGGACGCGGTCTGCGGCACGGTGGTCGGCATGCTCACCATGCCGGACATCCCGTACTTCTTCGTGATCGGCGAAGACCCGCGCGGCTTCACGCTGGCGCACTACCGCGTGATCGCCGGCGAGCCGCTGCGCACCCGGCGCGAGGTGATGATCGGCAAGCTAACCGCCGGTAATTTCAAGAAGACGGTCGGCGACCGCTTCCGCATCGGCGAAAACTCCTACACCGTCGTCGGCATATACGAGACCGGCGCCGCGATCGAGGATGGCGGCGCCGTAATCACGCTGGAAGATGCCCAGCGTTCGTTCGGCAAGCCGCGCACGGTCAACTACTACAACGTGCGGCTTAAGGATTTGCGGCAGATCGACGCGGTGCGGGCGGAGATTGAAACGCGCTGGCCGGACCTGGCCGCCACGCGCTCCGGCGAGCAGACGCGCCAGACCGAAATGCTGGATCTATACAGCAGCTTCGGCTGGTTCCTCGGTGTGTTCGGCGTCCTGGTCGGCGGGCTTGGCATGATGAACACGACGCTGATGAGCGTCATCGAGCGCACGCGCGAGATCGGCGTGCTGCGGGCGCTGGGTTGGCGCCGCCGCCGCATTCTGGCGCTGATCCTCGGCGAATCGCTGGCGCTGGCCGCGGCCGGTGGGCTGGCGGGCATTGCCCTCGGCTGGGCGCTGATCGAGGCGGCGCGCCTCTCGCCGGCCACGCAAACGATACTGAGCGGCACGCTGACGCCGGCCATGATGGGCCAGGCGATGGTGATTGCGCTGATGCTCGGCACGGTCGGCGGCATGTACCCGGCCTGGCGCGCGGCGCAGTTACAGCCGATCGAGGCGATGCGCCGCGAGTCGGGCGTCGGCGGCGAGCTTGGCCCCGCCAGCCGGCTGCTCGCGCGCCTCACCGGCAGCGCGCTGCGCAATCTCTGGCGTCGCCCCGCGCGCACGCTGGTGACGACGCTTGGCATTGGCATTGGCGTCGGCTTCATCGTCGCGCTGATTGCCATCGTCAACGGCTTCACCGTGCTCTTCACACAACTGGGCGGCGCCGGCCAGATCGACCTGCTGGCCGAGGAGGCGGGCGTCTCCGATGCGTCGCTCTCGAAGATCGATGAGCGCATCGCCGACCGGATCGCCCTGCGGCCGGACATCCGTTCCGTGTCCAAGCTGGTGATGGGCGTCACATCCGCGCCCGACATGCTGTATCTGATCGTGTGGGGCGTCGATCCAAGCGACGAGTACCTCACGCATTACCGCCTGCGTGAGGGGCGGTTGATCGAGCGCCCGCGCGAGGTGATGCTCGGCCGCTTCCTGGCGCGCAGCGCCAAGAAGAACATCGGCGACAAGCTGCAGATCGGCGGCTCCGGCTATGAGGTCGTCGGCATCTACGAGAACGGCGTGTCGTTCGAGGACGGCGGCAGCGTCATCACCCTGCGCGATGCGCAGGAGCGCTTCAACAAGACGCGGCAGGCGTCGTTCCTCGGCTTTCGGGTGGCCGACCCGGCTCGCATCGATGCGGTCGCGCTGGCGCTGGAGGCCGAGTACCCGGAGATCATCGTCTCGCGCCCGTCCAATTTCACCCAGCGCATGAACGACATGGCCGTAACCTACGCGACGCTCAACGCGCTGATCGTACTGACCGTGATCGTCGGCGGCATCGTGATGACCAATGCGATGCTGATGAGCGTCTTCGAGCGCACGCAGGAGATCGGCGTGCTGCGCGCGCTCGGCTGGAGCCGCGGGCGGGTTGTGCGCATGGTGCTGGTCGAGTCGCTGGCGCTGAGCGTACTGAGCGCGCTGGCCGGCATCGCGCTCGGCATGGGGCTGGCCGGGCTGTTCACGCTGGAGCCGACGATGGGCGCGATGCTCACACCGGCTTACTCGGCGGAGATGTTCGGGCAGGTGTTCTTGCTGGCGGTCGCGCTCGGCGTAATCGGCGGCGTGTACCCGGCGTGGCGCGCGGCCAACCTGCGGCCGATCGAGGCGCTGCGTTACGAATAG